In a single window of the Gossypium hirsutum isolate 1008001.06 chromosome A13, Gossypium_hirsutum_v2.1, whole genome shotgun sequence genome:
- the LOC107921472 gene encoding uncharacterized protein — translation MDFVSRLPLTLTKKDSIWVIVYRLTKSTHFVPLRTDYSLQKLARLYVAEIARLHGVPHGIPPSNWWAVRKGDPSVGRYVKELGERRVLGPELVADTEDKVRLIRDRLKEASDRQNSYADLKRREIEYAVGDLVFLKVSPWKKVLKFGRKGTLSPRFVGPYRVLRQIEPVAYQLELPPELSQIHDVFHVSMLRRYRSDPSHVVAIEEIEFRLGGLVLQLSVPEFGIALGLYTEEFMDEDDFDTLHRHIHLSPSNC, via the exons atggactttgttagtaggCTACCCTTAACGCTTactaagaaagactcgatatgggttatagtgTATCGGTTAACCAAGTCTACTCATTTTGTACCGCTTCGCACTGACTACTCGCTGCAAAAGCTGGCTAggctgtatgtggcggagattgcaagattgcatggagtgcca CACGGCATTCCACCCTCAAACTGGTGGGCGGTCAGAAAGGGTGATCCAAGtgttggaagatatgttaagg agttgggcgAACGAAGAGTTTTGGGCCCTGAGTTAGTAGCAGATACAGAGGATAAGGTAAGATTGATACGAGATCGGTTGAAGGAGGCCTCAGATAGGCAGAATTCGTATGCTGACCTTAAGCGTCGTGAAATAGAGTATGCAGTGGGTGACTTAGTTTTTCTGAAGgtctctccgtggaagaaagtgttaAAGTTTGGACGAAAGGGGACGCTAAGCCCAAGGTTCGTTGGGCCATATCGGGTTCTAAGGCAGATTGAGCCAGTCGCTTATCAACTAGAATTACCTCCTGAACTGAGCCAGATCCATGACGTGTTCCATGTTTCCATGCTGAGACGGTATCgctcggatccttcacatgtcgtGGCTATTGAGGAAATCGAG TTCCGTCTCGGCGGTTTAGTCCTCCAGTTGAGCGTACCTGAGTTCGGCATCGCTTTGGGGCtctatacggaggagttcatggacgaagATGATTTTGAcaccctccatcgccacatccacttgTCTCCCTCCAACTGCTAG